The following DNA comes from Streptomyces sp. Ag109_O5-10.
GGGCGACGAGGCGGTCACCGACCTGCCGGCGCCCTGGGACCGGCCCTACCCCTCCCCCAGCACCCGCCGGGTGGCGCTGGCCCGGCACTGCCACGAGCTCTTCGGGTTCACGCCGTTGGACTCGATCGCGCTGGACGTGCCGCTGGCCGGGATCCGGGGGGTGGCGTACGTGCTGCCGTCGGCGGTGAGTCCGGCGCAGCGGGCCACGCACCGCGTGCACCTCAAGGGCATGCTGCTCACCGAGCGGGCCGAACAGCTGCTGCCGGACTGGGCGTTCTTCGTGCGCTGCGTCCTGGACACGGACAGTCTGCGGCCGACCGCCTCGCGCGAGTCGCTGTACGAGGACGAGACGCTGGCGGCCGTACGGGAGGCGCTCGGCGAAAGGATTCGGTCCTGGCTGACCGGGCTTGCGGCGGGCGATCCGGAGCGGCTCTCCGCGTTCCTGTCCGTACACCACCTGGGGGTGAAGTCGCTGGCCCGGCACGACCCGGAGATGCTGCGGACAATGCTGCCGTGGCTCCCCTTCGAGACCACCGACGGGCAGCTGTCCCTGGAGGAGTTCGCGCAGCGGCACCCGGTGGTGCACTTCACCCGGACGGTCGAGGAGTACCGGCAGGTCGCGCCGATCGCCTCCGCACAGGGCGTCGGGGTGATCAACGGCGGTTACACGTACGACAGCGAGCTGGTCGAGGCGCTGCCGTCGGTGCGGCCCGGGACCGTCGTCGCGGAGCTGGACGCGGACACCGTGACCGCGCATCTGGACGCGGTGGATCCGGCGGAGGAGCTGGCGGTGGCCGGGTTCCTGGGGGTGGCGCGGGCGAAGCTGGACCCACTGCAATGTGACATTGTACTGAGGGCCTTCCACCCCCTCTCGGTCCCCGCCCTCCACCTCGACGACCGCGCCGCCCGCCACGAACAGGCCCGGGCGGAGGCCGAGGAGCAGGCCGACGACCTGTGGGCGGGCATCCTGGGTTCGCTGCGCGGCAGCGCGCCCCGCGCCCGTCTGGTGCTCAACCACCTCAACCCGCTGGTGCGGCGGATCAGTGCCCTCAAGGACCCGGAGCTGATCGGCACCGCGACCGAGTCGCTCTACGGTCAGGCGCTGCTGATGGCCCAGCGCCCGCTGCGCCCGGCCGACTCGGCGCTGCTCAACCGCTCGTTCATCGGCCTCCTGGAGTGGGCCACTCATGGGGAAGACGATCGCTGATGGAGATTGCTGACTTCGACTCGCTGCGCCGGGCGATGGCGGAGAACTCCGAGGAGCCGGAGGGGCCCGCCCGCAACGCGCGCGCGGAGCAGTTGCTGGCGGAGGCCGAGCGGCTGAACATCCCGCTCGCCGTGATCGAGGCGCTCGGGCACCAGCTGAAGGTCTACAACTACAGCTCCGAGAAGGACAAGATGTTCGTCCCGTTCGCGCGGCTGCTGCGGATGTGGGACGAGCGGCCCGAGGACTTCGACGAGTACGAGGCGCATTCGCTGCACTGGGTCTTCAAGTGGATGACGGCCGGGATGCTCGACCAGCCGCACATCCCGCTCGCCTCGATCGAGAAGTGGCTGGGCGAGATGGAGCACCGCTACCGGCTGGCCGGGCACTCCGAGCGGGCCGTGCGCAGCGCGGAGTTCAGCGTCGCCGGGCACGTCGGTGACCTGCCGCGCGCGGAGCGGGCGTACGCGGCCTGGCTGGCGGCGGACCGGGACCGGATGGCCGACTGCCACGCGTGCGAGCTGCACGGGCAGGGCGGCTGGCAGCTGAAGAACGGGCGGGACGAGGCGGCCCTGGAGCTGTGGGGGCCGGTGCTGGACGGCGAGTACAGCTGCGCCCACGAGCCGCACACGGTCCTGGCGTCCTCCTTGGTGCCGCTGCTGCGCCTCGGCCGCGTCGACGAGGCCCGCGCGCACCACCTGCGGGGTTTCCGCCTGGTGCGCCCCATGGAGAGCATGCGGGGCGCCTACGCGGACCACGTCGAGTTCTGCGCGCTGACCGGCAACGAGGCGCGCGGTCTCGAGCTGCTGGCGGAACGTCCCGCCTACTTCACGGACACCGGGCAGCCACGCAGCCGGATGGACTTCCTCGCCGTGGTGGCGCTGCTGATGGACCGGTTGACCGGGCTGGGGCTGGGCGGGCAGCGGGTGCCGGGGCCCGCCGGGCGGGCGTGGACCGCCGGGGAACTCGCCGGGCACGCGCGCGCGGAGGCCCTGGAGCTGGCCGCGCGGTTCGACGCCCGCAACGGCACCTCCTACGTCGGCGACCAGCTGCGCGAGCGGATGGCGCAGCGGCCGCTGGTGGACCGGCTGCCGCTGGGTGTGCGGGCGCCGCGGACGGCGCCCGCCGTGCCCTTGGCGCCGGTCGCCCCGGCGCCCGCGCCGGAGCCGTCGGAGCAGCCGTCGTTCCCCGCGCTCCTGGCCGAGGCGCGCCGGCTGTCGGACACGCTCCGGCCACACGCCCTGGAGGCCTGGGCGGCGGTGGCGCGGGCCGCCGAGGAGACCGAGGTGGACACGTACGTCCGCGCGGAGATCGCCGACCACACGGCGATGGGGCGCGGCCCCGAGGGGGTCGAGCTGTTCGAGCGGGCGGCGGAGCTGTACGCGGAAGCCGGCGACGAGGGCGAGGCGATCGCGGCACGCGCGCGTGCCGCCTACGTCCGCGCGCTGTCGGGGGAGCTGGACGAGGCGCTGGCCGCGATCGACGAGCCGTACGACCGGATCCTCGCCCTCTACGCGGACGACGCGACCGGGGTACGGCAGACGGCGTCCGTGCTGATGAGCC
Coding sequences within:
- a CDS encoding HSP90 family protein, which encodes MDSQTSQSSQASQSPHTFQVDLRGLVDLLSHHLYSSPKVYLRELLQNAVDAITARRAEQPDAPARVRLYADGSSLRVEDSGVGLTESDVHSLLATIGRSSKRGDGLQEARSDFLGQFGIGLLACFVVAERIRVVSRSARTPDAPPVEWTARDDGSYTVRTLAPEARPEPGTTVYLVARAGAAEWLDERRVLALARDFGSLLPYDVRVGDEAVTDLPAPWDRPYPSPSTRRVALARHCHELFGFTPLDSIALDVPLAGIRGVAYVLPSAVSPAQRATHRVHLKGMLLTERAEQLLPDWAFFVRCVLDTDSLRPTASRESLYEDETLAAVREALGERIRSWLTGLAAGDPERLSAFLSVHHLGVKSLARHDPEMLRTMLPWLPFETTDGQLSLEEFAQRHPVVHFTRTVEEYRQVAPIASAQGVGVINGGYTYDSELVEALPSVRPGTVVAELDADTVTAHLDAVDPAEELAVAGFLGVARAKLDPLQCDIVLRAFHPLSVPALHLDDRAARHEQARAEAEEQADDLWAGILGSLRGSAPRARLVLNHLNPLVRRISALKDPELIGTATESLYGQALLMAQRPLRPADSALLNRSFIGLLEWATHGEDDR